One Triticum dicoccoides isolate Atlit2015 ecotype Zavitan chromosome 5B, WEW_v2.0, whole genome shotgun sequence genomic window carries:
- the LOC119307820 gene encoding uncharacterized protein LOC119307820 → MGSSSKVVRPEEVLESLKNDGTVDALRMKIIAQLKADEDMKKNTMMMVEQSKVLKTPGAEKKTKRELFDALRQELETPVLEKASKAVWELILDNGGLGKEITETVEKVFCRLSGIDVMPPPASTSGAPQEKQTNMAVEEGQKDMEMDASEPSSSSRKRPFSDISVKAAGAIPNGGATYQHDDHEDRN, encoded by the exons ATGGGGTCGTCGTCCAAGGTGGTGCGGCCGGAGGAGGTGCTGGAGTCGCTGAAGAACGACGGCACCGTCGACGCGCTCCGCATGAAGAtcatcgcccagctcaaggccgAC GAGGACATGAAGAAAAATACTATGATGATGGTGGAGCAAAGCAAAGTTCTGAAGACTCCTGGAGCTGAGAAAAAGACCAAGAGGGAGCTGTTTGATGCTCTTAGACAAGAATTGGA AACTCCGGTTCTTGAGAAAGCCTCAAAGGCAGTTTGGGAGCTGATACTCGACAATGGTGGACTAGGGAAAGAGATCACCGAGACAGTTGAGAAAGTCTTCTGCCGGCTCAGCGGAATTGATGTGATGCCACCTCCAGCTTCAACATCCGGTGCTCCTCAAGAGAAACAGACAAATATGGCTGTAGAGGAGGGTCAGAAGGATATGGAAATGGATGCCTCTGAACCATCGTCTTCCTCAAGGAAGAGGCCTTTCAGTGACATCAGTGTGAAAGCAGCAGGTGCTATACCAAACGGTGGCGCTACATACCAGCATGACGATCACGAGGACAGGAACTAG
- the LOC119307819 gene encoding RNA pseudouridine synthase 1-like gives MTRLPLLLPLLSPRAVSPPRALTPPRARRLAVAAAGASVQDAVMSAAATGEYPCPVSPPYPAVSKDVELRRAMTASARSGAYSSAAVVFEDEWLAVVDKPAGVYCEALLSALPCSTASSGDPSSKPNLHLSNRLDRDTSGLMVITKCNKVAAKLVKAFTEHKVKKTYLALCVGYPPAWEKIKICSGHGRSKHGAWRVYAMADVGRTLPGGSSVRDMSTKFEVLGTDGQGQYREPSNVDIDDIESITVQEKAADQTSNVDVKNHMVFVRAYPQSGRTHQIRLHCQYLGFPIRGDVKYGGVIEWNGVDCDGHALHAESLSFVHPVTGLPVTFRASLPSWANEIISTMG, from the exons ATGACGAGActgcccctcctcctccctctgcTCTCGCCTCGGGCCGTCTCCCCGCCACGAGCCCTGACGCCGCCACGCGcgcgccgcctcgccgtcgccgctgcGGGAGCAAGCGTCCAGGACGCGGTGATGTCGGCGGCCGCGACCGGGGAGTACCCGTGCCCGGTGTCCCCGCCCTACCCGGCCGtctccaaggacgtggagctccggcgCGCCATGACCGCCTCCGCCCGCTCCGGTGCCTACTCCTCCGCCGCCGTCGTGTtcgaggacgagtggctcgccGTAGTGGACAAGCCCGCCGGCGTCTACTGCGAGGCCCTCCTCTCCGCGCTCCCTTGCTCCACCGCCTCCTCAG GGGATCCTTCAAGTAAGCCTAACCTTCACCTCTCGAACAGGCTAGATCGTGATACCAGTGGTCTCATGGTCATCACCAAATGCAACAAAGTTGCAGCGAAGCTTGTGAAGGCCTTTACTGAGCACAAAGTCAAGAAAACATATCTAGCTCTTTGCGTAGGTTACCCACCAGCATGGGAAAAGATTAAGATATGTTCTGGTCATGGGCGATCAAAACATGGTGCTTGGCGTGTGTACGCTATGGCTGATGTTGGCCGAACACTGCCAGGGGGTTCCTCTGTAAGGGACATGAGCACAAAATTTGAAGTGCTAGGGACAGATGGTCAAGGACAGTACAGAGAACCATCTAATGTTGATATTGATGATATAGAGTCGATTACAGTACAAGAGAAAGCAGCTGACCAAACTTCAAATGTTGATGTGAAGAACCACATGGTTTTTGTTAGAGCCTATCCTCAAAGTGGACGAACACACCAGATTCGTCTGCACTGTCAGTATCTTGGGTTCCCTATCAGAGGTGATGTGAAGTACGGAGGAGTGATCGAGTGGAACGGTGTGGACTGTGATGGTCATGCGTTGCATGCAGAGAGCTTATCATTTGTGCATCCGGTAACTGGATTGCCCGTCACATTCCGAGCATCTCTCCCTTCATGGGCAAATGAAATTATTTCAACAATGGGATGA
- the LOC119307822 gene encoding DNA-directed RNA polymerases II, IV and V subunit 9B: MSAMKFCRECNNILYPKEDRDQKVLLFACRNCDHQEVADNNCVYRNVVHHSAGEFTQVLQDVAGDPTLPRTKEVRCAVCGHGEAVFFQATARGEEGMTLFFVCCNPSCGHRWRE; the protein is encoded by the exons ATGAGTGCCATGAAGTTTTGCCGTGAATG CAACAACATCTTGTATCCCAAGGAGGACAGGGACCAGAAGGTGCTCCTCTTCGCCTGCAGGAACTGCGACCACCAG GAGGTTGCAGACAACAACTGTGTCTACCGGAACGTGGTGCACCACAGCGCTGGAGAGTTCACCCAGGTGCTCCAGGACGTCGCCGGCGACCCCACCCTTCCCCGCACCAAGGAAGTCCGGTGTGCCGTCTGTGGCCACGGCGAAGCTGTCTTCTTCCAG GCCACCGCGAGAGGTGAGGAGGGGATGACGCTCTTCTTCGTCTGCTGCAACCCGAGCTGCGGTCATCGGTGGAGAGAATGA